Proteins encoded within one genomic window of Arachis ipaensis cultivar K30076 chromosome B08, Araip1.1, whole genome shotgun sequence:
- the LOC107614524 gene encoding callose synthase 1-like has translation MSSSPSLKVRSFWHIFKSFDRMWGFFILCLQAMIIVAWNGSGNPSAIFNGDVFKKVLSVFITAVILKLGQATLDVILSWKEREGELEKRELTTISSCPLSPVLLLHSQVCGTY, from the exons ATGTCGAGCTCGCCGTCACTGAAGGTAAGGTCATTTTGGCATATTTTCAAAAGTTTTGATCGCATGTGGGGCTTCTTCATTTTGTGCTTACAG GCAATGATTATTGTTGCATGGAATGGATCTGGGAATCCAAGTGCAATTTTTAATGGTGATGTCTTCAAGAAGGTGCTGAGTGTGTTTATAACAGCAGTCATATTGAAACTTGGACAAG CTACTCTGGATGTGATTCTCAGTtggaaagagagagagggagaactTGAAAAGAGAGAGCTCACCACCATTTCTTCCTGTCCCCTTTCCCCTGTTCTGCTTCTACATTCCCAG GTGTGTGGCACTTATTAG